The DNA sequence CCTGGCGCTTGTCGCCGACCATCGTGCCGAACGTGCGCGGCAGCGAGAACGGGATCATCAGCATGAGGAAGATCTCGACCAGGTTCGTCCAGGCGGTCGGGTTCTCGAACGGGTGCGCGGAGTTGACGTTGAAGAAGCCGCCGCCGTTCGTGCCGAGCAGCTTGATCGCCTCCTGGGAGGCCACCGGCCCGCCCGGGATGGTCTGCGTCGCCCCCGCGATGGTGTGCACCGTGTCGAAGCCGCCGACGTTCTGGATGACGCCGCCGGCGATGAGCACGACGGCCGAGACCAGGGCCAGAGGCAGGAGGACGCGGCCGGCGCCGCGGATGAGGTCGACCCAGAAGTTGCCGATCCCCGCCTGGGTGAACGTGCCCCCGCTGCGCCGTGCAGCGAACCCGCGGACCAGCGCGACGGCGACCGCGATGCCGACCGCGGCCGACACGAAGTTCTGCACCGCCAGACCGGCGAACTGCACCGTATAGCCGAGGGTCACATCGGGGGAGTACGACTGCCAGTTCGTGTTGGTCACGAACGAGATGGCGGTGTTGAACGACGTCCCCTCGGGGACGGCCGGGAAGCCGAGGCTGTACGGCAGGAACTGCTGCAGCCGCTGCAGCCCGTAGACGATGAGGATGCCGACCACGGAGAACGCGAGCACGCCGCGCAGGTAAGCGGGCCAGGACTGCTCCGACCGCGGGTCGATACCGATCAGCCGGTAGACGCCGCGCTCGGGCGCGAGGTCCGTGTCGGACGTGAACACCCGGGCCAGGTAGTCGCCGAGCGGGCGGTAGACGATGGCGAGCAGGAGGACGAGGGTCGCCAGCTGGGCGACGAACAACCAGGCCGCCATGTCAGAACCGCTCCGGCTTGACCAGGGCGACGACCAGGTAGCCGATCGCCGCGACGCCGAGCAGCGCGGCGATCAGGGTGACGACGATCACAGTTTCTCGACCCCCCGGCCGACGAGCGCGACGACGAACGCCAGCGCCGCGACGGCGAGAAGGTAGACGAGGTCAAGCACGACTCTCTCCATCCATCGGGACACCCCGGCCGGGTGGCCGGGGGCGAGAGAGAGTCCACACCCGGATGAGGACGCGGGTGACGGTCCTCACGCTTTTCTAACGGGCCGGCGGTCGATCCATGCGGATCGCTGACGGGGCCGCCGTCCGGCGCCTAGTTGTCGGGGCTGACCCCGACCTCCGCCGACCGGCCGCGGGCTCCGGCGTTGCGGCGCTCGCTGCGCACCGCGAGGGCCGCGGCTCCGAGGATGCCCGCGTTGTTGCGGTGCGTCGCCGGGACGATCATCGTCTTCAGGTCGAGCAGCGGCAGGAACTCGGTGTAGTTCTTGGACACGCCCCCGCCGACGATGAACAGGTCGGGGGTGAACAGGAACTCCAGCGTCGAGTAGTACTTCTGCAGGCGCTTCGCCCACTTCTCCCAGGAGAGGTCTTCGCGCTCCTTCGCCGAGTAGGCCGCGCGCGACTCCGCGTCGTGACCCTCGATCTCCAGGTGGCCGAGCTCCGCGTTCGGGATCAGCACGCCGTCGTAGATGAGCGCCGAGCCGATGCCGGTGCCGAGCGTCGTCATGATGATGAGGCCGTCCGTGCCCTTCGCGGCGCCGAACCGGGTCTCCGCATAGCCGGCGGCGTCGGCGTCGTTCACGAAGTGGATGTTGCGGCCCAGCGCCTTCTCGAACAGCTCCTCGGCGTGCAGCCCGATCCACTTCTTGGACACGTTGGCCGCCGACAGGGTGACGCCGTGGCTGACGATGGCGGGGAAGCACACGCCGACCGGCGCATCCGGCTGCTCGGAGGCCAGTTGCTTCACGATCTCCGCGGTGGTCTCGATGATGTCGTCCGGCTTGCCGCCCTCCGGCGTCGGAAGCTTGATCCGGTCGCTGACCAGCTCACCGCTGTCCAGGTCGACCAGCGCCCCCTTGATGCCCGTACCGCCGACGTCGATTCCGATTGCGTGGTTCTGCGCGCTCATGGACTCGAATCTACCCCGCGGCGCCGCGGAGTCGCAGTGCCCGACCCAGCGGTGCGCGAGACGAGGGGCAGGAAGACGTCGTCGACGATCGCTACGATCGTGTCGTCGTCGGCCGGCGCCATCCGCATGAGCAGTTCGTGCCGAAGCAGGGTGAAGGGGAGCTGGGCCACGATGGGAGGAAGCGACGACCGGTCGAGCTCTCCGCGCTCGCCGGCCCGGTCGAGGAGGGCGTCGAGCATCGTAGGCCGGCCGCCGATGAGCTGTTCGCGCAAGCCCGCGAGGCCGCCGTCGCTGTCGGAGACGATCCCGCTGAACCGCAGCATCAGCGGGCCGACGAGCTGGCTGCGCCGGTCGTTCGCCTGACGCAGGTAGTCGAGCAGGTCGTCCCGGAGGTTGCCGTGGTCGGGGAGGTCGATCGGGTCGGCGTCGAAGTGGTGCCGGATCGCGGCGAGGGCGAGGTCGCTGCGGGTGGGCCAGCGCCGGGAGAGCACCGGCCGGCTGGTGCCGGCGCGGGCGGCAACGGCCTCCATCGTCAGGTTCGCGTAGCCGTTGGCGTCGAGCTCGGCCCACGCCGCCTCCAGGAGGGCGTGCTCCAGCGCTTCGCCGCGGCGGCGCTGCGGCGGGGCGGACTGCGGGGCTGTCGCTTTAGAGTCCATTTGCGCATCTTATCGGATCGGCGTATCGTCGCGTTTAAGATACACATGCGCATCTAAAGGAGCGGACATGGCGGACAAGCTCGACAGGACGGTCGTGCGGACGGCGACGGCGCTCGTCGTCGGAGCCCTGGCCGTCGTCTTCGACACGACCATCCTGAGCGTCGCCCTGCACACGCTCGCCACGGACCTGCACACGACCGTCGCCCAGATCCAGTGGGTCACCACCGGGTACCTGCTGGCGCTCGCCGCGACGGTCCCGCTCTCCGCCTGGTGCCTCGCCCGATTCGGCGGCAAGCGGGTCTGGATGGCGGCGCTCGCGATCTTCCTGGCCGGGTCGATCCTCTCCGGGCTCGCCTGGAACGCGGAGTCGCTCATCGCCTTCCGCGTCTTCCAGGGCGTCGGCGGCGGCCTCATGCTGCCCGTGATGACCACGATGGTGATGGAGGTCGCCGGCGGCAGGCAGCTCGGCCGCGTCTCCGCTGTCATCGGCCTGCCCGCGATGGCCGGACCCGTGCTCGGCCCGGTGCTCGGCGGCCTCATCCTCGCGCTCGGGGACTGGCGCTGGATCTTCTGGGTCAACATCCCGTTCTCGGTCGCCGGCCTCCTGCTGGCGTGGCGGATGCTGCCTGCCGACCGCGGGCGCGACCCGAAGCGCCGGCTCGACCTCGTCGGCGTGCTGCTGCTCGTGCCCGGGCTCGCCGGCCTGCTGCTCGGCCTGTCGGACTCGGTCCTGATCGGCGGGTTCGGGCGGCTGGACGCCTGGCTCCCGCTCGTCGCGGGCGCGGCGCTCGTCGCGGCCTTCGTCTGGTGGGCGCTGCGGCAGCGCGGCGCCGCCCTGGTGGACGTGCGGCTGCTGCGCGTGCGCTCGGTCTGGTCGGCGTCGACGCTGCTGTTCCTCTCCAGCGTCGCGCTCTACGGGGCGATGCTGCTGCTGCCGCTGTTCTTCCAGCAGGTGCGCGGAACCGACGCGCTCGGCGCCGGCCTCCTGCTCGTGCCGCAGGGGCTCGGGACGCTCGCCTGCCGTCCGCTCGCCGGGCGGCTGATCGACCGGGTCGGGGCGCGCTGGATCGCGCTGGCCGGCTTCGCGATCGTCGCGGTCTCGACGGTCCCGTTCGCGCTGAGCCCGGCCTCCGCGGCCGATCCGCTGCTGCTCGTCGCGCTTTTCATCCGCGGATTCGGCCTGGGCGCCATCACCATGCCGCTCATGGTCGCGTCGTACCAGGGACTGGCGGGGGAGCAGATCGCCCACTCCAGCATCCTGACCCGCACGGCCCAGCAGCTCGGCGGCTCGTTCGGCACCGCGCTGTTCGCGGTGCTGCTGCAGGCGGCCGTGGAGGGCGGCGCGAGCCTGAGCGGCGCGTTCGACCTGGCGTTCTGGGTCGCGTCGGGGGCGACGCTGCTCGGCGTCGGCATCTCGTTCGTGCTGCCGTCGGCGAAGGCGGTGCAAGCTCAGGCGACGGCGCCTGCAGCACCGACGCCCGCTGCCGTCACGGCAGCGTCAGGATCTCCGCGCCCCGCTCCGTGACGACGAGCGTGTGCTCGAACTGCGCCGTGATGCTGCGGTCGCGGGTGACGACGGTCCAGTCGTCGGCCCACATGTCCCACTCGCTCGTCCCGAGCGTGAGCATCGGCTCGATGGTGAACACCATCCCGACCTCCATCACGTCGTCGAATGCGGGTGCGGAGTCGTAGTGCGGGATGATCAGCCCGGAGTGGAAGGTGGCGCCGACTCCGTGCCCGGTGAAGTCGCGCACCACCCCGTAGCCGAAGCGCTTGGCGTAGGACTCGATCGCGCGGCCGATCACGTTGACCTCGCGGCCGGGCGCGACCGCCTTGATGCCGCGGTTCAGCGCCTCCTTCGTCCGCTCGACCAGGAGGGTGACCTCCTGCGACGCCGTTCCGACGATGAAGGTCTGGTTGCTGTCGCCGTGGAAGCCGTTCTTATAGGCGGTGATGTCGATGTTGACGATGTCGCCGTCCGCGAGCACGGTGTCGTCCGGGATGCCGTGGCAGACGACCTCGTTGACCGAGCTGCAGATCGACTTGGGGTAGCCGCGGTAGCCGAGCGTGGACGGGTAGGCGTCGTGCTCGATCAGGAACTCGTGGCCGATCGCGTCGAGCTCCTCGGTGGTGATGCCGGGACGCACGGCCTGGCCCACCCGCTCGATCGCCCGCGCGGCGATCCGCCCGGACTCCCGGATCAGCTCGACCTCTGCCGGGGAGTAGACGTCGCCGCGGTCCGACAGCGTGGGGCCGGGCTTGCCGACGTACTCCGGCCGCGGGATGCGCGACGGGACGGAGCGCATCGCGGTGACGCGTCCCGGGACCAGGTGACCGGCGGAATCCTTGGGCATAGGATCAAGCTTATGACCGGCGAGAACGACTACGGGATCCAGCAGGGTGCCGAGGACAAGTACTGGTACAACATGAAGACCGGCCAGGTCGAGCAGGGTTTCCTCTCGCCCGCCCCGGACCGCGTCGGCCCGTTCGACACCCGCGTGGAGGCCGAGCACGCGCTCGAGAAGCTCCGCGAGAACAGCGCCAAGTGGGCCGAGGAGGACGCGGAGGAGGGCCGGTAGCGTCGCCGTCATGACGATGGAGCGCGTGCTCGCCGAGGTCAGGGACTTCGACGGCGTGCTGGAACTCGCGCCGGAGCCCGGCAGTGAGTACCCCGAGATCTCCTGGGGCGACCACTACTTCTACTACGCGCCGGACGGCGTCGTGCCGATTAACCGGCAGCCGTACGCGACCATCGTGACGAAGGACTACCCGGACGACGCGGGTTCGCGGCTGGACGATCCCGACCGCTGGCGGCTCAACATCCACGTCGGGCCGAAGGCGGCAGCCGAGCTGGTCGACGGGGCGATGGGCGGCTCTGACGCCGCAGACGTCTTCCTCCCGCATCCCCTCTACGGCGACTACGGCTGGGTCTGCGTCGTGAATCCCGGTGCTGCGACGCTCGATCGCGCGCTGGCGGCTCTTCGCGACGCGCACGACGACGACCGTCGGCGCGTCGAGCGCCGCCGGTCGGCTTCCGGGGAGAACGCCTAGAAGCTGTGCTCCGGCCCGGGGAACACCCCGCCCTGCACCTCCGACTTGTACGTGCGTGCCGCCTCCGACAGCGCGCCCTTGAGGTCCGCGTACTGCTTCACGAACCGCGGGATGCGCCCGGTCGTGAACCCGGCCCAGTCCGTCCAGACCAGCAGCTGGCCGTCGACGTGCGGGCCGGCGCCGACGCCGATGGTCGGGATGCGCAGCTCCTGGGTGACTCGCTGGGCCACGTCCGCCGGCACCATCTCCATCACGACGGCGAAGGCCCCGGCCTCCTCGACCGCGTGCGCGTCGGCGAGCACCTGCTCCGCGCCCTCGCCGCGGCCCTGCACGAGGTGGCCACCGAGGCCGTGCTCGCTCTGCGGGGTGAAGCCGATGTGCGCCATCACCGGGATGCCGGCGTCCACGATCCGCCGGATCTGCTTGGCGCTGCGCTGGCCGCCCTCCAGCTTGACCGCGTGCGCGCCGGTCTCCTTCATGAAGCGCACGGCGGTGTGCAGCGCCTCCTGCGGCCCGGTCTCGTAGGAGCCGAACGGCATGTCCGCGACGACGAACGCGCGCTTGACCGCCTTCGCGACCGCGCGGGTCAGCGGGATCAGGTCGTCCACCGTGACCGGGAGGGTGGTGTCGTAGCCGAGGACGTTGTTGCCGGCCGAGTCGCCGACCAGCAGGAAGTCGATGCCCGCCTCGTCGAAGATCTGAGCGGTCAGCATGTCGTAGCTGGTCAGCCCGGTGAACGGCTCGCCCGCCTCCTTCGCCGACTGGAAGTGGCGGGTCCGCACCCGCTTCAGCGACTCCATCGACGGGGTGGCGGGGTGGACGGAGGGCACAGGGGACTGCTCGCTCATGCGCCTCAGTCTAGTGACGCGGCATCGGCCGTCATCCGGCGGGTTTCCGCGCGCGGAGCCACTAGTCTGGAGAGGCCGACGAAAGGGGCAGGATGGACAAGCAGCGCGACTTCGTTCTTCGCACCATCGAGGAGCGCGGCGTCAAGTTCGTGAGGCTGTGGTTCACCGACGTGGTCGGCACGCTCAAATCCGTCGCCATCGCGCCCGCCGAGGTGGAGGGCGCGTTCACCGAGGGCCTCGGCTTCGACGGCTCCGCCATCGAGGGCCTGACCCGCGCGTT is a window from the Leifsonia shinshuensis genome containing:
- the kdpA gene encoding potassium-transporting ATPase subunit KdpA, whose amino-acid sequence is MAAWLFVAQLATLVLLLAIVYRPLGDYLARVFTSDTDLAPERGVYRLIGIDPRSEQSWPAYLRGVLAFSVVGILIVYGLQRLQQFLPYSLGFPAVPEGTSFNTAISFVTNTNWQSYSPDVTLGYTVQFAGLAVQNFVSAAVGIAVAVALVRGFAARRSGGTFTQAGIGNFWVDLIRGAGRVLLPLALVSAVVLIAGGVIQNVGGFDTVHTIAGATQTIPGGPVASQEAIKLLGTNGGGFFNVNSAHPFENPTAWTNLVEIFLMLMIPFSLPRTFGTMVGDKRQGYAILATMGSLFLISLIAMTLFELGGSMEGKETVFGVLGSTLFNTTSTVTSTGAVNSMLDSYTPLGGMMAMINMMLGETVPGGVGSGLYGILVIAVIAVFLAGLMVGRTPEYLGKKLGPREIKLASLYILTTPALVLLGTGLSFAIRAVRADIEKTSILNPGLHGFSEVLYAFTSAANNNGSAFAGLTAATPWLNTALGVAMFLGRFVPIVFVLALAGSLASQNKVPATAGTLPTHRPQFVGLMAGTILLVSALTYFPVLALGPLAEGLH
- a CDS encoding potassium-transporting ATPase subunit F, with translation MIVVTLIAALLGVAAIGYLVVALVKPERF
- the ppgK gene encoding polyphosphate--glucose phosphotransferase → MSAQNHAIGIDVGGTGIKGALVDLDSGELVSDRIKLPTPEGGKPDDIIETTAEIVKQLASEQPDAPVGVCFPAIVSHGVTLSAANVSKKWIGLHAEELFEKALGRNIHFVNDADAAGYAETRFGAAKGTDGLIIMTTLGTGIGSALIYDGVLIPNAELGHLEIEGHDAESRAAYSAKEREDLSWEKWAKRLQKYYSTLEFLFTPDLFIVGGGVSKNYTEFLPLLDLKTMIVPATHRNNAGILGAAALAVRSERRNAGARGRSAEVGVSPDN
- a CDS encoding TetR/AcrR family transcriptional regulator, with the protein product MDSKATAPQSAPPQRRRGEALEHALLEAAWAELDANGYANLTMEAVAARAGTSRPVLSRRWPTRSDLALAAIRHHFDADPIDLPDHGNLRDDLLDYLRQANDRRSQLVGPLMLRFSGIVSDSDGGLAGLREQLIGGRPTMLDALLDRAGERGELDRSSLPPIVAQLPFTLLRHELLMRMAPADDDTIVAIVDDVFLPLVSRTAGSGTATPRRRGVDSSP
- a CDS encoding MDR family MFS transporter, which gives rise to MADKLDRTVVRTATALVVGALAVVFDTTILSVALHTLATDLHTTVAQIQWVTTGYLLALAATVPLSAWCLARFGGKRVWMAALAIFLAGSILSGLAWNAESLIAFRVFQGVGGGLMLPVMTTMVMEVAGGRQLGRVSAVIGLPAMAGPVLGPVLGGLILALGDWRWIFWVNIPFSVAGLLLAWRMLPADRGRDPKRRLDLVGVLLLVPGLAGLLLGLSDSVLIGGFGRLDAWLPLVAGAALVAAFVWWALRQRGAALVDVRLLRVRSVWSASTLLFLSSVALYGAMLLLPLFFQQVRGTDALGAGLLLVPQGLGTLACRPLAGRLIDRVGARWIALAGFAIVAVSTVPFALSPASAADPLLLVALFIRGFGLGAITMPLMVASYQGLAGEQIAHSSILTRTAQQLGGSFGTALFAVLLQAAVEGGASLSGAFDLAFWVASGATLLGVGISFVLPSAKAVQAQATAPAAPTPAAVTAASGSPRPAP
- the map gene encoding type I methionyl aminopeptidase; the encoded protein is MPKDSAGHLVPGRVTAMRSVPSRIPRPEYVGKPGPTLSDRGDVYSPAEVELIRESGRIAARAIERVGQAVRPGITTEELDAIGHEFLIEHDAYPSTLGYRGYPKSICSSVNEVVCHGIPDDTVLADGDIVNIDITAYKNGFHGDSNQTFIVGTASQEVTLLVERTKEALNRGIKAVAPGREVNVIGRAIESYAKRFGYGVVRDFTGHGVGATFHSGLIIPHYDSAPAFDDVMEVGMVFTIEPMLTLGTSEWDMWADDWTVVTRDRSITAQFEHTLVVTERGAEILTLP
- a CDS encoding SPOR domain-containing protein, which translates into the protein MTGENDYGIQQGAEDKYWYNMKTGQVEQGFLSPAPDRVGPFDTRVEAEHALEKLRENSAKWAEEDAEEGR
- a CDS encoding DUF6194 family protein: MTMERVLAEVRDFDGVLELAPEPGSEYPEISWGDHYFYYAPDGVVPINRQPYATIVTKDYPDDAGSRLDDPDRWRLNIHVGPKAAAELVDGAMGGSDAADVFLPHPLYGDYGWVCVVNPGAATLDRALAALRDAHDDDRRRVERRRSASGENA
- the panB gene encoding 3-methyl-2-oxobutanoate hydroxymethyltransferase, which gives rise to MSEQSPVPSVHPATPSMESLKRVRTRHFQSAKEAGEPFTGLTSYDMLTAQIFDEAGIDFLLVGDSAGNNVLGYDTTLPVTVDDLIPLTRAVAKAVKRAFVVADMPFGSYETGPQEALHTAVRFMKETGAHAVKLEGGQRSAKQIRRIVDAGIPVMAHIGFTPQSEHGLGGHLVQGRGEGAEQVLADAHAVEEAGAFAVVMEMVPADVAQRVTQELRIPTIGVGAGPHVDGQLLVWTDWAGFTTGRIPRFVKQYADLKGALSEAARTYKSEVQGGVFPGPEHSF